The DNA segment TATCCTTGGCTGATAGGGTGAGTAAAAAAAGGTCTATAGCAACAAACAACCTTGTCCATTCAATTCACATTGAGGCGAAAGAAGATGTGATAATTCTCAAGGCAATGAATAATATGGGAATATCAATAACTCAGCCCGCGACTGTCTTTAAGGACGGATCTGTTCTTTTGCCGGGCAGCATACTTCACGGCTTTGTTTCAAACATATCGCCAGAAGCCGTATTGAGCATTGAGAAAAAGGGTTCTATGCTAAGCATAAGCACATCACACAATGAGGCGGAGATAGAGCTTTTCAAGGAGGAAGAGTTTCCTTCTTTTCCAGAAATAGAAAACACAACCACATTTGAGGTTCTAAAAGAGGTTCTTCTTCAGGGAATAGAAAATGTGTCCCACATTGCATCACCGATTCTCTCCAAACCAGAACTTGCGACACTTCACATATACACAAAAGACGACATACTTCATTTTGTCGCAGGTGATAGATCTCGGATGGCGGAAAAAAAGATGCTTAACACAAAAATTGAAAATGATGTATATATTTTGTTGCCTATTGAAAATGTTCCAGATGTATATTATCTTTTGAAATCTGTCTACAAGCCGGTAAAAGTTTCTTTCAATGAGCAATATGTTTCATTTGAATCAGATGGCATATATTTCTTCTCGCGCTTGATAGATGGGTCTTTTCCTAAATATCTTGACCTCATACCAAAAAGTTCGGTGTCTGAGGTAAAATTGATAAAGAATGATTTGCTTTCATTTTTTAAGAAAGCGCCATATTTTTCAGATAAATTTAACAGAATGAGAATAGAGGCAGATTCTGAAAAAAAGACATGTGTTTGCACAATTGAGAATAGCGGTGTCGGAAGGACAAGAGAGATAATCCCGTCAGATGTAATAGGGGAGTCGTTTTCAGCAAAATTTGATTACCAATACATATATGACCCGCTACAGTCCATAACATCCAATCACCTTAAAATAATATTTTATGGACTCGGAAAACCAGCGGTGATGAAAGACACCAACGATGACTCCTTCACTTATATAGTTGCGCCAATAATAGATTAAATTATATTTATTTCAACTTCCTCTGTTGTGGAGTTAAACACGGAATCGCGTGCAATAACCTTTATCACATTTTTTCCATCTTTTGAGTGTGGTGTTTGGTTTGGTATAAATTTGAAAAAGGGTATTGATCCAAGAACACCAAGAAGGTTGTCATTCAAATAAACCTCATAAGACTTTATCCTGTATTTTCCATTTGAAGAAAATGATATTGTTATTTCGTCTGATTCTTTATAAATACCACCTTCAACTGGTCTAACTATTTTTACTTCT comes from the Candidatus Campbellbacteria bacterium genome and includes:
- the dnaN gene encoding DNA polymerase III subunit beta — encoded protein: MKFELTAEDFFKCVSLADRVSKKRSIATNNLVHSIHIEAKEDVIILKAMNNMGISITQPATVFKDGSVLLPGSILHGFVSNISPEAVLSIEKKGSMLSISTSHNEAEIELFKEEEFPSFPEIENTTTFEVLKEVLLQGIENVSHIASPILSKPELATLHIYTKDDILHFVAGDRSRMAEKKMLNTKIENDVYILLPIENVPDVYYLLKSVYKPVKVSFNEQYVSFESDGIYFFSRLIDGSFPKYLDLIPKSSVSEVKLIKNDLLSFFKKAPYFSDKFNRMRIEADSEKKTCVCTIENSGVGRTREIIPSDVIGESFSAKFDYQYIYDPLQSITSNHLKIIFYGLGKPAVMKDTNDDSFTYIVAPIID